TCACAACTTTTGGGAATAGTAAGATAACTTCCATGATAGTATTTTTTTAAATGAAATAAAAATAATCTCTGAAATAGTTTTGATAGAACGGGAATCGGCAGAAAGAATTTATCTCTTGAATCGATCCATTTGCCTTTATCCGCAGAAATTCCACCTCCTGTGATTAGAACATGAATATGTGGATGATAAGATAAAGTCTGTCCCCAAGTATGTAGAATAGATAAAAAACCAGGAATACAATTTAGATACTTTTTATTCTTACTTACCTTTCTTAACGTATCCGAGACAGTTTTAAATAAAAGAGAATAGAATATTTTTTGTTATTTAATATGAGTGAGTTTAATTCACTGGGAAGAGTAAATACGACATGAAAATATTTCACAGGTAAAATATTCTTATTCTCTTTAACTAACCATTTCTCTTTTCTCAAAAACTGACATTTGGGACAATGCCGATTTCGACAGGAATTGTAGGAATTCTTTTCGAATCCACAGTGACTACATTTATCGACGTGACCACCGAGCGTCTCTGTTCTGCAATTCCTGATCGCATAATACGCTTTTACCTCGTTTCGAGTTAAAGACTTACCATAGACAGAAAAGAATTCTTTTTCATTTTCCCGAAAAACTTCAGCTACTTCAGTATCCTCTTTCTGACCAACATCTCCTCTTGTTGTGATGTTTCCATTTGCCAGACCTCCCGTCTGTAAAGGATTGGTTAAAATATTGTAATCGTATGTATCTAAAGGACTCTTAATATTCATTAAATCGTATCGTCTGACATGTAAATAAATATATGTAGCCTGAGGAGAAAAATGTCCGAGTAGAAGTTGAATATGATGCATATTAACCCCTGCTTCAAGAAGATGTGTTGCAAAAGAGTGTCTTAGAGTATGGACAGAGGCATTCTTTGTTATCCCCGCTTTTAAAAGAGCATCCTTAAATGCACGCTGTATTGCACGAACAGAAAAGCTTTTCATCTTGTTTTTATCTCTTGCGTAAAATAGGTAATCGACAGGTTTATATTCTTGTATGTAATCTCGTAACAATTTCAAAGTAGTGGGAGACAATAGCGCATAACGATCTGTTCCACCT
The sequence above is a segment of the Leptospiraceae bacterium genome. Coding sequences within it:
- a CDS encoding tyrosine-type recombinase/integrase, with protein sequence MINAEWVVKDIAKYKRPKSKPVVLSKSEVEAILNLTWNIKHKTILTLIYSAGLRVSEAAKLKVNQIDPDRMQIFVKDGKGGTDRYALLSPTTLKLLRDYIQEYKPVDYLFYARDKNKMKSFSVRAIQRAFKDALLKAGITKNASVHTLRHSFATHLLEAGVNMHHIQLLLGHFSPQATYIYLHVRRYDLMNIKSPLDTYDYNILTNPLQTGGLANGNITTRGDVGQKEDTEVAEVFRENEKEFFSVYGKSLTRNEVKAYYAIRNCRTETLGGHVDKCSHCGFEKNSYNSCRNRHCPKCQFLRKEKWLVKENKNILPVKYFHVVFTLPSELNSLILNNKKYSILFYLKLSRIR